A region of Thermococcus piezophilus DNA encodes the following proteins:
- a CDS encoding aromatic amino acid transport family protein gives MVMKKLTLAEASAILIGTQIGAGVLGLPYALKDVGFAGIAIIAAVGVLTLLTALLVLEMAVQRGGTLTSLARETLGKAGGWLMLASMSVLSYGALIAYISGSGDILSSLFGINKTICAVAFWLVMSAIVLMGLKASGEAELMLNFLLLGALALAVILMLPKVNVENMATVDVSAAVAGIGVAIFAYVSHMVVPEMYKGLGSAEETKKAVLVGYLVPMAFYALFVLAFVGALGGNTPQLATSALEDYYGSLGKVLGLILPLAAISTSYIGIGFAQMDNLREAFKLDKRSAWLLTVVPPLLIYFAGLKSFVSALWLAGTFGGLLYAGILPVGMYLKTGKVYPPKCVRIPHGVAYFTGAIFFLVFLYSVASLV, from the coding sequence ATGGTAATGAAGAAGCTGACACTTGCCGAGGCGAGTGCCATACTCATAGGGACTCAAATAGGGGCGGGCGTTCTGGGCCTGCCGTACGCGCTTAAGGATGTCGGCTTTGCGGGGATAGCGATTATCGCAGCGGTTGGCGTTCTTACGCTTCTCACGGCTCTCCTCGTGCTTGAGATGGCAGTCCAGAGGGGAGGAACGCTCACCTCACTTGCGCGCGAGACGCTCGGAAAAGCGGGCGGCTGGCTCATGCTCGCGAGCATGTCCGTTCTCAGCTACGGAGCGCTGATAGCATATATATCTGGGAGCGGCGACATTCTCTCGTCCCTGTTCGGGATCAACAAAACCATCTGTGCCGTTGCCTTTTGGCTGGTTATGAGTGCCATTGTACTGATGGGCCTCAAGGCATCTGGAGAGGCCGAGCTGATGCTCAACTTCCTTCTGCTCGGTGCTTTGGCCCTGGCCGTTATCCTGATGCTTCCAAAAGTCAACGTCGAGAACATGGCAACAGTCGATGTCTCAGCGGCTGTTGCGGGGATAGGCGTTGCCATCTTCGCCTACGTCAGCCACATGGTTGTGCCCGAGATGTACAAGGGACTAGGCAGTGCTGAGGAGACCAAGAAAGCCGTCCTCGTAGGCTACCTAGTGCCTATGGCCTTCTACGCTCTCTTCGTCCTCGCCTTTGTTGGTGCGCTCGGCGGGAACACCCCACAGCTGGCCACATCGGCTCTCGAAGACTACTACGGAAGTCTCGGTAAAGTGCTCGGTCTTATCCTCCCGCTTGCGGCGATAAGCACGAGCTACATAGGGATAGGCTTTGCCCAGATGGACAACCTTCGCGAGGCGTTTAAGCTTGACAAGAGAAGCGCGTGGCTCTTGACGGTGGTTCCACCACTACTGATATACTTCGCTGGGCTTAAGAGCTTCGTCAGTGCCCTCTGGCTCGCTGGAACCTTCGGCGGCCTCCTTTACGCTGGAATCCTGCCCGTGGGTATGTATCTTAAAACGGGAAAGGTTTACCCACCGAAGTGTGTGAGGATTCCACACGGCGTTGCCTACTTTACCGGAGCGATTTTCTTCTTGGTTTTCCTATACTCCGTGGCGTCGCTGGTCTGA
- a CDS encoding DUF167 domain-containing protein — translation MSAKFIRETKDGVVILLYVQPKAKKNEIEGVDEWRGRLKVKIKAPPVEGKANKEAVKFFSKLLGAEVEIIRGETSREKDLLVKGLSSKEALKKLGL, via the coding sequence ATGAGCGCAAAGTTCATCAGGGAAACCAAGGACGGCGTTGTAATCCTGCTTTACGTCCAGCCGAAGGCGAAGAAGAACGAGATTGAAGGTGTTGATGAGTGGCGCGGAAGGCTGAAGGTGAAAATCAAAGCTCCACCAGTGGAGGGAAAGGCGAATAAAGAGGCAGTCAAGTTCTTCTCCAAGCTGCTTGGGGCCGAGGTCGAAATAATTCGGGGCGAAACTTCTCGTGAGAAAGACCTCCTGGTTAAGGGTCTTTCCAGCAAAGAAGCCCTTAAAAAACTTGGACTCTAA
- the glyS gene encoding glycine--tRNA ligase has translation MADKYEILQDLMRRRGFAWGSFEIYGGARGFYDYGPLGATIKKKIEQKIREAFQREGFFELETPDITPEKVFIASGHVEKFVDPLVECKKCGARFRADHLVEDALDIDTEGMSADNLTQLIRNHDIKCPECGGELSDVWYFNLMFETKIGPYGDQKGYLRPETAQGIFVNFRRLNSFARNKLPFGVFQIGKAYRNEISPRQGMLRLREFTQAEAEIFFNPKETEHPHFDEVKDEVLRLYPIENQLKNLGEIEITAEEAVKRGYIMNTFFAYYMAMVKRVLLDIGIPESAIRFRQQLPEERAHYSSDTWDVEIHSERFGWVECVGVAYRGDYDLSKHMKMSGADLTVLIHYDEPKIVKRLIVSLNMKRVGPKLKGDAKRINEKLKAMSQEELEKIVKSLNETGKAIIDGYELEKDDFIIKEVEEKITGEKILPHVLEPSFGIDRPFYLLLENSLVIEEDRTYLKLKKDMAPIEVAVLPLVAKEPLKSIAYDVFRKLQKAGFIAVYDEKDTIGRRYIRYDEIGTPYCVTIDNQTPEDGTVTIRDRDTREQMRVKIEELPEKLRELIFGK, from the coding sequence ATGGCCGATAAGTACGAGATTCTTCAGGACCTCATGAGGAGGAGAGGCTTCGCTTGGGGCAGCTTTGAAATTTACGGTGGTGCGAGAGGTTTTTATGATTATGGTCCACTCGGTGCGACTATCAAGAAGAAGATAGAGCAGAAGATAAGGGAGGCCTTCCAGAGGGAGGGATTCTTCGAGCTCGAAACACCCGACATAACCCCAGAAAAGGTTTTCATAGCAAGCGGCCACGTGGAAAAGTTCGTTGACCCACTCGTAGAGTGTAAAAAGTGCGGCGCGCGCTTCAGGGCCGACCACCTAGTTGAAGATGCTTTAGACATAGACACCGAGGGGATGAGTGCCGACAATTTGACCCAGCTTATAAGGAATCACGATATAAAATGCCCCGAGTGCGGCGGCGAGCTTTCTGATGTGTGGTACTTCAACCTCATGTTCGAGACGAAGATAGGCCCCTACGGCGACCAGAAGGGTTACCTGAGGCCAGAAACGGCTCAGGGCATCTTCGTGAACTTCAGACGCTTAAACTCTTTCGCAAGGAACAAGCTTCCCTTCGGTGTGTTCCAGATTGGGAAGGCCTACCGTAATGAGATCTCACCCAGGCAGGGAATGCTCCGCCTGAGGGAGTTCACGCAGGCCGAGGCGGAGATATTCTTCAACCCGAAGGAGACTGAACATCCACACTTCGACGAGGTCAAGGATGAGGTGCTAAGGCTCTATCCGATAGAGAACCAGCTCAAAAACCTCGGCGAGATTGAGATAACCGCAGAAGAGGCTGTAAAGAGGGGCTACATCATGAACACCTTCTTCGCCTACTATATGGCCATGGTCAAGCGCGTTCTCCTCGACATAGGAATTCCCGAGAGTGCCATACGCTTCCGCCAGCAGTTGCCCGAGGAAAGGGCCCACTACTCTAGCGACACATGGGATGTGGAAATACACAGCGAACGCTTCGGCTGGGTGGAGTGCGTCGGCGTGGCCTACCGTGGGGATTATGACCTCAGCAAGCACATGAAGATGAGCGGGGCAGATTTAACCGTCCTCATCCACTACGACGAGCCGAAGATAGTCAAACGCCTGATTGTCAGCCTCAACATGAAGCGCGTTGGACCGAAGCTCAAGGGCGACGCCAAGAGGATAAACGAGAAGCTCAAGGCGATGAGCCAGGAGGAGCTCGAAAAGATAGTCAAGAGCCTCAACGAGACTGGCAAAGCCATCATAGACGGCTACGAGCTTGAGAAGGACGACTTCATAATCAAAGAAGTTGAGGAGAAGATAACGGGCGAGAAGATATTGCCCCACGTCCTTGAGCCGAGCTTTGGAATAGACAGGCCCTTCTACCTGCTCCTTGAGAACAGCCTCGTCATCGAAGAGGACAGAACATACCTGAAGCTCAAGAAGGACATGGCGCCTATAGAAGTCGCAGTTCTGCCGCTCGTTGCGAAGGAACCGCTGAAAAGCATAGCCTATGATGTGTTCAGAAAGCTCCAGAAGGCGGGCTTCATAGCGGTGTACGACGAGAAGGACACGATAGGAAGGCGCTACATTAGGTACGATGAGATTGGAACGCCCTACTGCGTCACGATAGACAACCAGACGCCGGAGGATGGCACGGTAACGATTAGGGACCGCGACACGAGGGAGCAGATGAGGGTAAAGATAGAGGAGCTTCCAGAGAAGCTGAGGGAGCTGATTTTCGGAAAGTGA
- a CDS encoding LSm family protein codes for MAERPLDVIHRSLDKDVLVILKKGFEFRGKLIGYDIHLNIVLAGAEMIQDGEVVKKYGKIVIRGDNVLAISPVDVGVE; via the coding sequence ATGGCGGAAAGACCACTCGACGTTATCCACAGGTCCCTCGACAAGGATGTGCTCGTCATCCTGAAGAAGGGGTTCGAGTTCAGGGGCAAGCTCATCGGTTACGACATTCACCTGAACATCGTCCTCGCCGGTGCCGAGATGATTCAGGACGGCGAGGTCGTTAAGAAGTACGGTAAAATCGTTATCAGGGGAGACAATGTCCTGGCGATTTCCCCTGTTGATGTTGGTGTTGAGTGA
- a CDS encoding 50S ribosomal protein L37e: MGSGTAPKGRRNHTPTHIKCRRCGKRSYNIRKGYCASCGFGRSRRMRRYRWSHKWKKKRNLL; this comes from the coding sequence ATGGGAAGCGGGACTGCACCAAAGGGCAGGAGGAACCACACTCCAACTCACATAAAGTGTCGCAGGTGCGGCAAGAGGTCATACAACATAAGGAAGGGCTACTGTGCTTCGTGCGGCTTCGGCAGGAGCAGGCGCATGAGGAGGTACCGCTGGTCCCACAAGTGGAAGAAGAAGAGGAACCTCCTCTGA
- a CDS encoding MATE family efflux transporter, translating into MLHFNEDQQRLWKLAWPAIMGNISQTLLNLVDMVMVGQLGALALAAVGLGGQVSWFMMPIMAAVATGTLALVARFVGAKDEENATLALEQSLYLSFLLGIPVMLFGWFFGDDILRIMGASDNVIELGYEYIKVLFAFYPIRFVGFTAFSALRGAGDTKTPMKLGILMNIVNAVFDYLLIFGKFGFPKLGPVGAAWGSGIGITTSFLIGLYLLSSGRLVLHFKPSWSFHTSMARRVLRIGIPTMVERGLFSFYNFLYMSIVTRFGTIALAAHQVGIRVESIAYMPAFGFNVATAALVGQSLGEGRPDKAEKTVYEAIKMVSLFMATMAVILMAFPRYLVMPFISPSDPNYGEVLRLAAIYLIIVGISEIPLGWLFVIGGALRGAGDTKSPMYITAVSKLLFRIVPAYLLGFGFTIPGFTLGQWTFPGFTFEGLGVIAAWIAMSLETFTTAALFWWVFKRGKWKRVKV; encoded by the coding sequence ATGCTGCACTTCAACGAGGATCAGCAAAGGCTGTGGAAGCTTGCCTGGCCGGCCATCATGGGCAACATATCCCAGACCCTCCTTAACTTAGTTGATATGGTGATGGTTGGCCAGCTCGGTGCGCTAGCCCTGGCCGCGGTTGGTCTCGGCGGTCAGGTCAGCTGGTTTATGATGCCGATAATGGCGGCAGTTGCTACGGGAACCCTCGCCCTCGTTGCAAGGTTCGTCGGCGCCAAGGACGAAGAGAACGCAACTTTAGCTTTAGAGCAGAGTCTTTACCTGTCTTTTCTCCTTGGAATTCCAGTGATGCTCTTCGGCTGGTTCTTCGGCGATGACATCCTTAGGATCATGGGTGCCAGCGATAACGTCATTGAGCTCGGCTACGAGTACATAAAGGTGCTCTTTGCCTTCTATCCAATAAGGTTCGTCGGATTCACAGCCTTTTCCGCCCTCAGGGGGGCCGGAGACACAAAAACGCCAATGAAGCTGGGCATACTCATGAACATTGTCAACGCGGTTTTCGACTACCTGCTAATCTTCGGAAAGTTCGGCTTTCCAAAGCTCGGCCCAGTTGGAGCGGCGTGGGGCTCTGGAATTGGTATAACGACTTCCTTCCTGATAGGCCTTTACCTCCTCAGCAGCGGCAGGCTTGTGCTTCACTTCAAGCCAAGCTGGTCTTTCCACACCAGCATGGCCAGGAGGGTATTGCGCATAGGTATTCCAACGATGGTCGAGCGCGGGCTGTTCAGCTTCTACAACTTCCTCTACATGAGCATAGTGACGCGCTTCGGGACCATAGCTTTGGCCGCACACCAGGTCGGCATTAGGGTGGAGAGCATAGCATACATGCCAGCCTTTGGCTTCAACGTGGCAACGGCTGCTTTAGTTGGTCAGAGCCTCGGCGAGGGAAGGCCCGATAAAGCCGAAAAGACCGTTTACGAGGCCATCAAGATGGTCAGCCTCTTCATGGCCACCATGGCGGTGATCCTTATGGCCTTCCCGCGCTACCTTGTCATGCCCTTTATCAGCCCCAGCGACCCGAATTACGGAGAGGTTCTCAGGCTCGCGGCGATTTACCTGATAATTGTCGGCATAAGTGAGATACCCCTCGGCTGGCTCTTCGTCATTGGCGGGGCTTTGAGGGGAGCGGGAGACACCAAGAGCCCGATGTACATAACCGCGGTGAGCAAGCTGCTCTTCAGGATAGTCCCCGCATATCTGCTCGGTTTTGGCTTCACTATTCCGGGCTTTACACTTGGCCAATGGACATTCCCGGGATTCACTTTTGAAGGTCTCGGCGTTATAGCGGCATGGATAGCCATGAGCCTCGAGACATTCACTACAGCTGCCCTCTTCTGGTGGGTGTTCAAGCGCGGAAAGTGGAAGCGTGTGAAGGTATGA
- a CDS encoding type II toxin-antitoxin system VapC family toxin → MTVIVIDASAIAKYILKEEGWEHLEQYLAMGPVSVDHALLEVTNAVWKHFVLYEWVDKEIAEKMFRAIDLLPNVIPFERFQGYLKEAREIAVECRISVYDSLYISQARKYGTLLTSDKKQGKIAEGLGINVIFI, encoded by the coding sequence ATGACCGTGATAGTAATTGATGCCTCTGCAATAGCCAAATACATTCTCAAGGAGGAGGGTTGGGAGCACCTTGAGCAATACCTTGCCATGGGGCCCGTGTCCGTAGACCACGCACTCTTGGAGGTCACTAACGCCGTCTGGAAACATTTTGTGCTCTACGAATGGGTAGATAAAGAGATTGCCGAAAAGATGTTCAGGGCCATTGATCTGCTTCCAAATGTAATTCCCTTCGAAAGATTTCAGGGTTACCTCAAAGAAGCGAGAGAGATAGCAGTTGAATGTAGAATCTCAGTTTACGATAGTCTCTACATATCTCAAGCAAGAAAGTACGGAACACTTCTCACAAGCGATAAAAAGCAGGGAAAAATAGCAGAAGGCCTGGGTATTAATGTAATTTTCATTTAG
- a CDS encoding VIT1/CCC1 transporter family protein, with the protein MDEMLKLAREFYKDEYADSVLYAQLAKMEKDEEIKREFLRLSNIESKHAKFWHDFIVMHGGEVPKPSIRRLTIWSTKLLRKLLGPGSSASLLEMGENSAIQKYFKYLTTYADRFSEEEMRKIREVILDELEHEKFFYESKQRFHVENIRDLVLGMNDGLVEILGAVTGLSAVYPHNPQLVGISGLIVGVAGALSMAIGSFISVRSQRQVNESIRDRMEVLFRVSPERAKEELLDKLIEGGMPEEVAMEVAEELANNSDTIMKLLIPEADENEVRAALYTGFAYLLGVAFPVTPYLLASSSLTALPFSILFAGSALAVVATLISLLSGISIRKKVAEMVATGLGAAFLSYLFGRLMEALFNVSAL; encoded by the coding sequence ATGGACGAGATGCTCAAACTCGCTAGGGAGTTCTACAAGGACGAGTATGCAGATTCGGTGCTTTATGCCCAGCTGGCCAAAATGGAGAAGGATGAAGAAATCAAGAGAGAGTTTCTGAGGCTCTCCAATATAGAGTCGAAGCACGCCAAGTTCTGGCACGATTTCATAGTGATGCACGGTGGAGAAGTCCCGAAGCCGAGCATTAGGAGGCTCACCATCTGGAGCACCAAGCTCCTAAGGAAGCTCCTCGGTCCCGGTTCGAGTGCTTCCCTCCTTGAGATGGGCGAGAACAGCGCGATACAGAAGTACTTCAAGTATCTCACGACCTACGCCGACCGCTTTTCCGAGGAAGAAATGAGGAAGATACGGGAGGTCATCCTCGATGAGCTTGAGCACGAGAAGTTCTTCTACGAGAGCAAGCAGCGCTTCCACGTCGAGAACATCCGCGACCTCGTCTTGGGCATGAACGACGGCTTAGTTGAGATACTCGGTGCGGTCACTGGCCTTTCAGCTGTCTATCCTCACAATCCCCAGCTCGTTGGGATAAGCGGTCTCATCGTCGGCGTTGCTGGAGCTCTCTCGATGGCTATAGGTAGCTTCATCTCTGTCCGCTCCCAGAGGCAGGTGAACGAGAGCATCAGGGATAGAATGGAGGTTCTCTTCCGTGTTTCCCCTGAGAGGGCAAAGGAGGAACTCCTGGATAAGCTCATCGAAGGAGGAATGCCCGAAGAAGTCGCAATGGAGGTGGCTGAAGAACTCGCGAACAACAGCGACACCATAATGAAGCTCCTCATTCCAGAGGCCGATGAAAACGAAGTGAGGGCAGCACTATACACGGGCTTTGCCTACCTGCTCGGCGTCGCATTCCCGGTTACGCCTTACTTACTGGCTTCAAGCTCCCTAACGGCGCTGCCGTTCTCTATACTGTTCGCGGGCTCTGCTTTGGCCGTCGTCGCAACGCTGATCTCGCTCCTGTCGGGAATCTCAATAAGAAAGAAGGTCGCAGAGATGGTCGCGACTGGCCTCGGAGCCGCGTTCCTGAGCTACCTCTTCGGCCGTTTGATGGAGGCCCTCTTCAACGTCTCGGCGCTCTAA
- a CDS encoding tRNA (guanine(10)-N(2))-dimethyltransferase has protein sequence MKLVEVHESLVGILVPKAERIYDAPVFYNPVMALNRDISVLALKVLGSKRVLDALSATGIRGIRYALETSAEEVWLNDINPDAFRLIVENLKLNFSGEPEFREKKVVLRGDKTLVAMNADANRLMNEQFRYFDFVDLDPFGSPMEFLDSALRAVKRRGVLAITATDTGVLCGAYRNACLRKYLAEPIRGELCHEAGLRILTGTLVRYAAKYDLGVEVLLAYYRDHYFRTFLRLRSGAKKADESMKQLGYLYQEPSGRFDYERAFLPSKVKAYGPLWLGPLKSQEFVEELYKLSRDSPLGNAKKTPEFLGLLRDELDIPFHYDTHALTRRHGLEVRKLAGVIEILREKGYKATRTHFSPTALKTDAPFEEVLEALRELQ, from the coding sequence ATGAAGCTGGTTGAAGTTCACGAAAGTCTCGTGGGGATTCTCGTTCCAAAGGCAGAGCGCATTTACGATGCCCCTGTCTTCTATAACCCCGTCATGGCGTTGAACAGGGACATAAGCGTTCTTGCTCTGAAGGTTCTTGGTTCAAAGCGCGTTCTCGATGCCCTTTCGGCAACGGGGATAAGGGGTATTCGATACGCCCTCGAAACGTCAGCTGAGGAGGTGTGGCTCAATGACATAAACCCCGACGCTTTTAGGCTGATAGTCGAGAATCTGAAGCTGAACTTTTCAGGGGAGCCTGAGTTCCGCGAGAAGAAAGTGGTTCTTAGAGGAGACAAGACCCTCGTGGCAATGAACGCAGATGCCAACAGGCTGATGAACGAGCAGTTTAGGTACTTCGACTTCGTTGACTTAGACCCCTTCGGCTCGCCGATGGAATTCCTTGATTCGGCCCTTAGAGCCGTGAAGAGGCGCGGCGTTTTGGCCATCACCGCGACCGACACCGGAGTCCTCTGCGGGGCATACAGGAACGCCTGCCTGCGCAAATACCTTGCAGAGCCCATAAGGGGTGAGCTCTGCCACGAGGCAGGTCTTAGGATCCTCACCGGGACCCTCGTCAGGTACGCGGCGAAGTATGACCTCGGCGTTGAAGTTCTGCTGGCTTATTACAGGGACCACTACTTCAGGACCTTCCTCAGGCTCAGGAGCGGTGCAAAGAAGGCCGACGAGAGTATGAAGCAGCTCGGCTATCTGTATCAGGAGCCGAGCGGGAGGTTTGACTATGAGAGGGCCTTTCTGCCGTCAAAAGTCAAAGCATACGGCCCGCTCTGGCTCGGTCCGTTGAAGAGCCAGGAGTTCGTTGAGGAGCTCTATAAGCTGAGCAGGGACTCCCCGCTCGGCAACGCGAAGAAAACCCCCGAGTTCCTGGGGCTACTCAGAGACGAGCTGGACATTCCGTTCCACTACGACACCCACGCTTTAACCAGAAGGCACGGCCTCGAGGTCAGGAAGCTGGCCGGAGTCATCGAGATACTCCGCGAGAAGGGCTACAAGGCAACGAGGACGCACTTCTCGCCGACGGCTCTTAAAACGGACGCACCCTTTGAGGAAGTGCTCGAGGCTTTGAGGGAGCTTCAGTGA
- a CDS encoding 50S ribosomal protein L35ae yields the protein MKRKAIVLTYAGTKEHQDNYHMILKLLGVEGREQAAQLIGRKVVWKTPTGRKMFGKILKPHGNKGEVKAYFKPGLPGQALGDYVEIL from the coding sequence ATGAAGAGGAAGGCCATCGTCCTTACCTACGCCGGAACCAAGGAGCACCAGGACAACTACCACATGATTCTCAAGCTCCTGGGGGTTGAGGGCAGGGAGCAGGCGGCCCAGCTCATCGGCAGGAAGGTCGTCTGGAAAACCCCAACCGGCAGGAAGATGTTCGGAAAGATTCTCAAGCCCCACGGCAACAAGGGAGAGGTCAAGGCCTACTTCAAGCCCGGCCTTCCCGGACAAGCCCTCGGCGACTACGTCGAAATCCTTTAA
- a CDS encoding HAD hydrolase-like protein: MVVYLFDFDGTLVDSRQAVEKALRIAIEKTIPAVIESDLYDDYYKALFLFIKGKLTYQYLGVIHELVAQGTIHEYYQLMPKYIKDFPFARDVVRTLRERGRYVISFSGEHTYPGGKAIFMKKTNWYDEFDEVITFKGTKDMLQKFETLRELYPDEPFVWVDDSPSRFTFVTDENTLLIQKASPYKQDVALLFERQNFIKIKGLRELLDIDKSLTEFL, encoded by the coding sequence ATGGTGGTTTACTTATTCGACTTCGATGGAACGCTTGTTGACAGCAGGCAGGCCGTCGAGAAGGCCCTGAGGATAGCCATCGAGAAGACGATTCCGGCTGTTATAGAGAGCGACCTTTATGATGACTATTATAAGGCGCTTTTTCTCTTCATCAAGGGCAAGCTCACCTACCAGTACCTCGGTGTCATCCACGAGCTCGTCGCTCAGGGAACGATACACGAGTACTATCAACTCATGCCCAAGTACATCAAAGACTTTCCATTTGCCCGCGACGTCGTGAGAACCCTTAGAGAGCGAGGAAGATACGTAATCTCCTTCTCCGGCGAACACACCTATCCAGGTGGGAAGGCCATTTTCATGAAGAAGACTAACTGGTACGATGAGTTCGACGAGGTCATAACCTTCAAGGGAACAAAGGACATGCTCCAAAAGTTTGAGACCCTCAGGGAGCTTTATCCAGATGAGCCTTTCGTCTGGGTTGACGACAGTCCGAGCCGGTTCACCTTCGTTACCGATGAGAACACCCTCCTCATCCAAAAGGCCTCACCCTACAAACAGGATGTTGCTCTTCTCTTCGAGAGGCAGAACTTCATTAAGATCAAGGGCCTCAGGGAGCTTCTTGACATAGATAAAAGCCTAACGGAGTTTCTGTAG
- the pepQ gene encoding Xaa-Pro dipeptidase PepQ has translation MTMRIERLQKYIFEKGLDAALIKRRENLFYFTGSSPVLGGYLVVTPDESVFLVPELEYEEANETSKVPVEKFKTSMELFDKLKSFKIENLGIEESASFGFVNSLREKVGVKNFESIDEIIREMRIIKTREEIDVIKAACKIADMAMMVAVEEISEGKREREIAAKMEYAMKINGAEKPAFDTIVASGWRSALPHGVASDKRIEKGDLVVIDEGALYKHYHSDITRTIVVGNPNPKQREIYEITLEAQKKAVEAAKPGMTAKGLDSVARSVIEEYGYGDYFIHSTGHGVGLEIHEWPRVSQQDDTELKPGMVITIEPGIYIPKFGGVRIEDTVLITENGAKRLTKTERELI, from the coding sequence ATTACGATGAGAATCGAAAGGCTCCAGAAGTACATCTTTGAGAAAGGCCTTGATGCTGCTCTAATAAAGAGGAGAGAGAATCTCTTCTACTTCACGGGAAGCTCACCCGTCCTCGGTGGGTATCTAGTCGTCACTCCAGACGAGAGCGTTTTTCTTGTCCCGGAGCTGGAATATGAAGAAGCTAATGAGACCTCCAAAGTCCCAGTGGAGAAGTTCAAAACCTCGATGGAGCTGTTTGACAAGCTCAAATCGTTCAAAATTGAGAACCTCGGAATCGAGGAGAGCGCCAGCTTCGGCTTCGTCAACTCGCTCCGGGAGAAGGTGGGAGTTAAGAACTTCGAATCCATCGATGAGATTATCAGAGAGATGAGGATAATCAAGACGAGGGAAGAAATAGATGTCATCAAGGCCGCATGCAAAATAGCCGATATGGCTATGATGGTGGCCGTTGAGGAGATAAGCGAGGGCAAGCGCGAGAGGGAAATAGCCGCCAAGATGGAATACGCTATGAAGATTAACGGGGCAGAAAAGCCTGCCTTTGACACTATAGTGGCCAGCGGCTGGCGTTCGGCACTCCCCCACGGTGTCGCAAGCGACAAGAGAATTGAAAAGGGGGATTTAGTCGTCATCGACGAAGGGGCTCTCTACAAACACTACCACTCAGATATAACGAGGACAATAGTCGTCGGAAACCCGAACCCGAAGCAGAGGGAAATCTATGAGATAACTCTTGAGGCCCAGAAGAAGGCTGTTGAAGCGGCAAAACCGGGCATGACTGCCAAAGGACTGGATAGTGTTGCGAGAAGCGTCATAGAAGAATATGGCTACGGCGACTATTTCATCCACTCAACGGGCCACGGCGTCGGCCTCGAAATCCACGAGTGGCCACGCGTCAGCCAGCAGGACGACACCGAGCTCAAGCCCGGGATGGTGATAACCATCGAGCCAGGCATTTACATCCCCAAGTTCGGGGGGGTCCGTATAGAGGACACCGTGCTGATAACAGAGAACGGGGCAAAGAGGCTCACCAAGACGGAGAGGGAGCTCATCTAA